In one window of Euwallacea similis isolate ESF13 chromosome 4, ESF131.1, whole genome shotgun sequence DNA:
- the 7B2 gene encoding neuroendocrine protein 7B2, with product MKAALIAVVLPFMGTLAYIPNGKEGLLSGMLLRGWLNSIKNKGADVSYLDLSDGLPLDTRAMNRDLEEEQLFPLDYDGLGDTNMYPSIRDQEYLQHSTLWGNQYISGGAGDGNQILGPGLKISQQEIKTDASLPAYCNPPNPCPVEYTEDQGCLENFENTAAFSRNYQALQDCMCDTEHMFDCPSATNPMIEDPIEVARVDLSRLFHQSLKRVKSNPFLTGEKLPVAAKKGNNMY from the exons ATGAAAGCTGCACTTATCGCCGTAGTCCTCCCGTTTATGGGAACGTTGGCCTACATACCTAATGGAAAG GAAGGTTTGCTATCGGGTATGCTGCTTCGCGGTTGGCTGAACAGCATTAAAAACAAGGGTGCAGACGTCTCTTATCTAGACTTAAGTGACGGCTTGCCACTGGACACTCGGGCGATGAATAGAGATTTGGAGGAAGAACAACTTTTTCCACTAGATTATGACGGGTTAGG CGATACTAACATGTACCCCAGCATCAGAGACCAGGAATACTTGCAACATAGCACTCTATGGGGAAACCAGTACATTTCTGGAGGAGCGGGAGATGGAAATCAAATCCTGGGGCCTGGATTGAAAATAAGTCAGCAAGAGATAAAAACTGACGCCTCTCTGCCCGCGTATTGCAATCCGCCCAACCCATGCCCGGTTGAATACACAG AGGACCAAGGCTGTTTGGAAAACTTTGAGAATACGGCGGCGTTTAGCCGCAATTACCAAGCTCTGCAAGATTGCATGTGTGACACTGAACATATGTTTGACTGTCCCAGCGCCACAAATCCCATGATCGAAGACCCGATTGAAGTGGCCAGGGTCGATCTTAGCCGCTTATTTCACCAGTCTTTAAAG AGGGTGAAAAGTAACCCATTTCTAACTGGTGAGAAATTGCCAGTAGCAGCCAAAAAGGGGAACAACATGTATTGA
- the LOC136408343 gene encoding putative E3 ubiquitin-protein ligase UBR7 isoform X1, whose product MSDIPEKHERSSDTKEISETPENENSDAEEVVTLSLNDVLELEDELIENTAAVLGAANDKVCSYKEGYLKRQALYSCLTCIPEAKDDPEKAAGVCLACCYHCHEGHDLIELYTKRNFRCDCGNGKFFQSENKCSLDPTKNKFNELNSYNQNFCGTYCVCHRPYPDPDDPVPDEMIQCIICEDWYHSRHLGIEVPDNFSEMTCEMCITKHDFLLYYDSLTVNSTIGNNIDEINGDEEKSICKKPKEKSERATAKFWQEYSVSLQASWRKQLCTCDNCLKMYENQEIAFLLDHEDPVHLYEERSKAKAQAVVEDQNNRFLSSMDRVQLIEAISGYNELKEQLGEYLKKFAENKKVVRAEDIQEFFEGMKARKRARVEIPYYCH is encoded by the exons ATGTCGGATATTCCAGAAAAGCACGAGCGCAGTTCTGATACCAAAGAGATCTCTGAAACACCAGAAAACGAAAATTCGGACGCAGAAGAAGTCGTCACTCTCAGTTTGAACGATGTTCTCGAGCTTGAAGATGAACTTATCGAGAACACAGCGGCAGTTTTAGGGGCTGCAAACGATAAAGTCTGCTCCTACAAAGAG GGGTATTTAAAACGTCAAGCCCTTTACTCTTGTCTCACCTGTATCCCAGAAGCAAAGGACGACCCAGAAAAGGCAGCGGGTGTGTGCTTGGCCTGCTGTTACCACTGTCACGAAGGACATGATTTGATTGAGCTCTACACTAAAAGGAATTTTCGTTGTGATTGTGGGAATGGAAAATTCTTCCAATCTGAGAACAAATGTTCACTTGACCCTACAAAGAACAAGTTCAATGAACTCAATTCCtataatcaaaatttctgtGGCACATACTGTGTATGCCATCGTCCATACCCTGATCCAGACGACCCTGTGCCAGATGAGATGATTCAGTGTATTATTTGCGAAGATTGGTACCATTCCAGACATTTAGGCATTGAGGTGCCAGATAATTTTTCTG AAATGACCTGTGAAATGTGCATTACAAAGCATGATTTCTTGTTGTATTATGACAGTTTAACAGTAAACAGTACCATTGGAAATAACATAGATGAAATAAATGGTGATGAAGAGAAGTCTATATGCAAAAAACCTAAGGAGAAATCAGAGAGAGCTACTGCAAAGTTTTGGCAGGAG TATTCTGTTTCCTTGCAGGCTTCCTGGAGGAAACAATTGTGTACTTGTGacaattgtttaaaaatgtacGAAAACCAAGAGATCGCCTTTTTATTAGACCACGAAGATCCTGTCCACTTATATGAAGAAAGGAGTAAGGCGAAGGCGCAGGCAGTAGTGGAAGATCAAAACAATCGATTCTTAAGTTCAATGGATCGTGTGCAGTTGATTGAGGCAATCAGTGGATACAACGAACTTAAAGAGCAATTGGGagagtatttgaaaaaatttgcaGAGAACAAAAAGGTGGTTCGTGCCGAGGACATTCAAGAGTTTTTCGAAGGAATGAAAGCTCGTAAAAGGGCAAGAGTGGAAATTCCTTATTATTGCCATTAG
- the LOC136408343 gene encoding putative E3 ubiquitin-protein ligase UBR7 isoform X2 yields the protein MSDIPEKHERSSDTKEISETPENENSDAEEVVTLSLNDVLELEDELIENTAAVLGAANDKVCSYKEGYLKRQALYSCLTCIPEAKDDPEKAAGVCLACCYHCHEGHDLIELYTKRNFRCDCGNGKFFQSENKCSLDPTKNKFNELNSYNQNFCGTYCVCHRPYPDPDDPVPDEMIQCIICEDWYHSRHLGIEVPDNFSEMTCEMCITKHDFLLYYDSLTVNSTIGNNIDEINGDEEKSICKKPKEKSERATAKFWQEASWRKQLCTCDNCLKMYENQEIAFLLDHEDPVHLYEERSKAKAQAVVEDQNNRFLSSMDRVQLIEAISGYNELKEQLGEYLKKFAENKKVVRAEDIQEFFEGMKARKRARVEIPYYCH from the exons ATGTCGGATATTCCAGAAAAGCACGAGCGCAGTTCTGATACCAAAGAGATCTCTGAAACACCAGAAAACGAAAATTCGGACGCAGAAGAAGTCGTCACTCTCAGTTTGAACGATGTTCTCGAGCTTGAAGATGAACTTATCGAGAACACAGCGGCAGTTTTAGGGGCTGCAAACGATAAAGTCTGCTCCTACAAAGAG GGGTATTTAAAACGTCAAGCCCTTTACTCTTGTCTCACCTGTATCCCAGAAGCAAAGGACGACCCAGAAAAGGCAGCGGGTGTGTGCTTGGCCTGCTGTTACCACTGTCACGAAGGACATGATTTGATTGAGCTCTACACTAAAAGGAATTTTCGTTGTGATTGTGGGAATGGAAAATTCTTCCAATCTGAGAACAAATGTTCACTTGACCCTACAAAGAACAAGTTCAATGAACTCAATTCCtataatcaaaatttctgtGGCACATACTGTGTATGCCATCGTCCATACCCTGATCCAGACGACCCTGTGCCAGATGAGATGATTCAGTGTATTATTTGCGAAGATTGGTACCATTCCAGACATTTAGGCATTGAGGTGCCAGATAATTTTTCTG AAATGACCTGTGAAATGTGCATTACAAAGCATGATTTCTTGTTGTATTATGACAGTTTAACAGTAAACAGTACCATTGGAAATAACATAGATGAAATAAATGGTGATGAAGAGAAGTCTATATGCAAAAAACCTAAGGAGAAATCAGAGAGAGCTACTGCAAAGTTTTGGCAGGAG GCTTCCTGGAGGAAACAATTGTGTACTTGTGacaattgtttaaaaatgtacGAAAACCAAGAGATCGCCTTTTTATTAGACCACGAAGATCCTGTCCACTTATATGAAGAAAGGAGTAAGGCGAAGGCGCAGGCAGTAGTGGAAGATCAAAACAATCGATTCTTAAGTTCAATGGATCGTGTGCAGTTGATTGAGGCAATCAGTGGATACAACGAACTTAAAGAGCAATTGGGagagtatttgaaaaaatttgcaGAGAACAAAAAGGTGGTTCGTGCCGAGGACATTCAAGAGTTTTTCGAAGGAATGAAAGCTCGTAAAAGGGCAAGAGTGGAAATTCCTTATTATTGCCATTAG